From Mycobacteriales bacterium:
CTCGGGTCTGCTCCGCCGCAGGCATCAGCGCCGGCCGGCAGTTGACGTCGTAGCTGACCGGACCACGCCAGCCGGCCGCGATCCGGCGTACGACCGTGGCCCCTGGCTCCAGCGTCGCGGCGACCGAGCCCACGTGCAGCCAGTCCGCCGGGCCCGGGTCGAGGTCGTCGGGAAGGGACCAGAGCAGGTCGAAGGAGTACGCCGCGACGCCCGCCGCGTCGAGGGTCGCGACGGCGGTGGACGTCCGCGTCAGTGGGGCCGCGACGACCTCGACGCCGGAGGCCTCGAGGTGCGCGCGGACCAGCGCGCCGGCGTCGTCGTCGCCGAGCGCGGTGAGCAGCCGCACCGGGTGACCGAGCCGGCCGAGGCCGACCGCGACGTTGGCCGGGCTGCCGCCGGGGTGCTCGGTCTGCGTCCCGTCGACGGCGACCACGACGTCGACCAGGGCCTCCCCGACGACGACCACCGCCGGCCAGCGCACGTCACCCGTCACGTGCGCAGTCTGACCCACCGCCCGACGGTGCACGGCACCGCGAGGCACACTGGTGGCATGACAGCGCTGGAGCCAGAGCGGACCCTGCCCGACGACGTCCGCACCGCCCGCATCGGCGCGCTCGAGATCGCCTACGAGGCCTACGGCGACCCGGCCGACCCGGCGGTGCTGCTGGTGATGGGCCTCGGGACGCAGATGATCGCCTGGCCCGACGCGCTGGTCGCCGACCTCGTCGCGGCAGGACGCTACGTCGTGCGCTTCGACAACCGCGACTGCGGCCTGTCGACGCACCTCGACGGGGTCACGGCCCCGGACCCCCTCAAGGTCCTCGCGCGGCGGGCGAAGGCGCCGTACTCCATCGAGGACATGGCACAGGACGCCCTCGGGCTGATGGATGCCATCGGCCTGGAGACCGCTGACGTCGTGGGTGCGTCGATGGGCGGCTACATCGCGCAGGCGCTGGCGCTGCTCGCTCCCGAGCGGGTCCGCTCGCTCACCCTGATCATGACCTCGACGGGCGGTCGGCTCGTCGGTAGGCCGCGCGCGCAGGTGCTGCCGCAGCTGTTGCGTCGGCGCCCGGTGAAGGACCGCGAGGAGGCCGTGCAGCGGGTGCTCGACACCTACCGGCTCATCGGCAGCAAGGGCTTCCCGCGCGACGAGGACTACCTGCGCGACCTCGCCGGGCGCAGCCTCGACCGCGGATACCAGCCCGCCGGCTACCTCCGCCAGCTCGCCGCCTGCCTCACCCAGCCGGACCGCTCCGCCAAGCTGCGGCTGCTCACGATCCCGACCCTCGTCGTGCACGGCCTGCACGACCCGCTCGTCGGGCCGAGCGGGGGCCTCGCGCTCGCGCGCACGATCCGCAACGCGCGCTTCGTCGGCTACGCCGGCATGGGCCACGACCTGCCGCGCGCGATCTGGGACGACCTCGCCCGCGACGTGCTCGCCGTGTCCGCGAAGGGCCTGGAGAAGGCCTAGCCGCCACCTCGTCACCCGTAAGGGGGACATCGAGCTCGGCCGTGCGGCCGACGAACCCGATATGACCCACCTTGCTGCGTGCGCCGCGCGCACCCTCACCTCGCTGTCCGGCCGGCGGACCGTCCTCGTCGTCGACGACGAGGAGTCAGTGCGCGAGCTGCTCGCAGTCGTGCTCACCCTCGAGGGGCACCAGGTCGTGCAGGCGGCCGACGGGCCCACGGCGCTGGCGCTCGCAGCGACCGTGCGACCCGACCTCGTCGTGCTCGACGTGATGATGCCGGGCATGGACGGCTGGGAGGTCGCGGCCCGGCTGGCGGCCCATCCCGCGACCGCCGGAGTCCCGCGCATGGTCGTCTCAGGCAAGCCGCTCGGCGAGCTGGAGGGTGCCGTCGGCCGCGACCTGGTCGCGACCGTGCTCACCAAGCCGTTCGACTTCGTGGTGTTCGTCGATCAGGTGCGCACGCTGCTCGACTCGGCGTGCGTGCCGGCGCCCCGGTCTGCAGCGGCCGACGCGGTGCCGTCCGCGGCGCAGGCCTAGCGGTCAGACCGCGGGCTTGGCGTCGGCGATCTCGCGCAGGACGTTCTTGGCGACCTTGTCGAGGGTGGCGCGAGGCAGCTCCTCGACGACGTAGACCGCGCGGGGCACCTTGAAGTCGGCCAGGACAGCGGCGCAGGCCGCGATGACGGTCCTCTCGAACACCCCGTCGTCGGGCTCCGCACCGGGTGCCTTGATGACGAAGGCGACCGGCACCATCGACAGCCACTCGTGGGCCTTGCCGACGACGGCGATCTCGGCGATGCCGGGCGCGGTGCGGCAGGCGTCCTCGACCTCGCGGGCGCTGACGTTCTCGCCGCCGACCTTGAGGACGTCGGAGTCGCGGTCGGTGTAGACGACGTTGCCGCCCTCGACGACCTTCACCATGTCGCCGGTCGTGAACCAGCCGTCGTCGGTGAACGACGACGCGTTGGCCTCGGGGTTGTCGAAGTACTCGAGGAACAGCTGGATCCCGCGGGTGCCGCGCACCCACAGCTCGCCGGTCTCGCCGGGGGCGACGAGCTCGCCGGACTCCTTGTCCACGACGAGCAGCTCGTAGCCCGGCGTGGGGTGGCCCATCGACAGCCGGGGCCAGCCCTCCTGCGGGCGACCCGTGATCGCGTGCGTCACGGTCTCGGTCATGCCGTAGGCGGCGTAGACCTTCAGGCCCAGCCAGGCGTCGAGCTCGGGCATGACCATGCCGAAGACGCCGACCCGGATCGTGTGCTCCTTCGGCGTCTCGGGCAGCTGGAACGCCGCGAAGACGAAGGGCATGAGCGAGATGTGCGTGATCGCGTGCTTCTGGACGACCGGCCAGAACCCCGACGTCGACCACTTCGGGGTCAGGACCGCAGTCGCGCCGACACCGAGCACCGACCACATTGTCCAGGACTGCGCGTTGACGTGGAAGAACGGCAGGTAGATCAGGTAGGTGTCGTCACGGTTGAGGTCGATGTTGCGCGGCCCGATCCGGCCGGCCCAGATCGCGTTGCCGTGCGTGTGCACGACCGCCTTCGGCTTCGACGTCGTCCCGCTGGTGAACAGGATCCCGGCGGGCAGCATGGGGTCGGCCTCGCGCACGGGCGCGTCGGCCTCCTCGCCGTAGAGCTCCTCGAGGGAGTCGGTCGTGACGATCCACCGCAGGGACGGACCGGCCTCGCGCACGAGGTCGGCGTACGCCGGTTGGGTGATCGCCGCGACGCACCTCGCCTTGTCGAGGAAGAAGCCGACCTCGGCCGCCACCGAGCGGGTGTTGGTGGTGACGCCGATGGCGCCGACCCAGGCGCAGGCGTACCAGGCGAGGACCATCTCCGGGCAGTTGTCGGAGTGGATAGCCACGGTGTCCCCGACCCCGATGCCACGGGCCGAGAGACCAGCCGCGAGCCGCTTGACGTCGACGAGGAACTCGCCGTAGGTCCAGGTGCGGCCCTCTCCCTCGCGCGGCTCCCAGACCAGAAGTGGCTTGTCCGGCTGGATCGCGGCCCAGTGGGTCAGCAGCCAGGGCACGTCCTGGCCCTGCAACTGGAACGCGGCGACGGCGTCACGGTCGGCGGGTGCGGGCACGAGGGACCTCCAGGCTCGATGGCCGGGAACTGTAACGCGTTCTACCAACTGAGGGAGGTCCGTCTCCGGGCGGTCGGGCGGGGCGTCATCCCGCCAGGGCGCGGAGGGCGCGCACGCGCGCCAGGCGTCCCACTCTGACTAGTGCTGCGCGGCGTGCAGCGCGGTGTGCTGCAGGTAGACCTCGGCGTTGGCGCGCAGCATCGTGACCTCGTCGTCGGACAGCTCCCGGCGCACCTTGCCCGGGACCCCCGCGACGAGCGAGCGCGGCGGGATGACGGTTCCCTCGGTGACGACCGCGCCCGCGCCGACGAGCGAACCGGCGCCGATGACCGCGCGGTTCATCACGACCGCGCCCATCCCGATGAGGCAGCCGTCCTCGATGACGCACCCGTGCACGACCGCCCGGTGCCCGATCGACACGTCGTCGCCGACCTGCAGGTGCAGGCTCGGGTCGGTGTGCAGGACGCAGCCGTCCTGGACGTTGGTGCGCGCACCGATGGTGATGCGGTCACCGTCACCGCGGATGACGGTGGAGTACCAGACGCTGGACTGCGCACCGACCGTCACGCTGCCGACGAGGGTGGCGGTGGGGGCGATCCAGGCGGTGGGGTCGACAACGGGGACGCGGTCACCCAATGAGATCAGCGGCACCCGCCCACCCTAGTGACGGACTACCCGAGGGTCAGCGACGCACGGACCTCGACGGCGTCTCGCACCTTCAGCGCACCGAGCATCCCGGTGTAGGGCTTGATCCCGAAGGCCGACTGCACGACCTCGCCGGTGACGGTGACGCTGGTGCCACCCGCGGCGACGACGACGTCCACCGACTGCGGTTCCGTCCGGCCGGCCAGCGCTGCCGTCCCGGCGACCCTCGTGCGGCCCTCGCCGACCGACAGCCCGTCGGCCTCGAAGACGAGCTGGGGGTGCTGCGCGGCCTGGAGGCTCTCGAGGGCGTTGGCGAGGATCGTGCGGCGGTCCTTGTCCGACAGCGGCTTGAGCCCACCGTCGCCGCGCACGACCTCCAGCGAGGAGAGGTCCGCCACGACCCGCACCGCCGTGGCGCGCCCGTCGCTGCCG
This genomic window contains:
- a CDS encoding carbohydrate kinase, coding for MGQTAHVTGDVRWPAVVVVGEALVDVVVAVDGTQTEHPGGSPANVAVGLGRLGHPVRLLTALGDDDAGALVRAHLEASGVEVVAAPLTRTSTAVATLDAAGVAAYSFDLLWSLPDDLDPGPADWLHVGSVAATLEPGATVVRRIAAGWRGPVSYDVNCRPALMPAAEQTRELVEQLVPHCDLVKLSDEDAAWLAPGVELHELASHWQRLGARRVVVTEGARGATCWGESGEGATTVRPDGDAVAVVDTVGAGDSFMSGLVSSLARHDHVQHAMALAAKVAAVTVGRAGADPPWARELS
- a CDS encoding alpha/beta hydrolase, which gives rise to MTALEPERTLPDDVRTARIGALEIAYEAYGDPADPAVLLVMGLGTQMIAWPDALVADLVAAGRYVVRFDNRDCGLSTHLDGVTAPDPLKVLARRAKAPYSIEDMAQDALGLMDAIGLETADVVGASMGGYIAQALALLAPERVRSLTLIMTSTGGRLVGRPRAQVLPQLLRRRPVKDREEAVQRVLDTYRLIGSKGFPRDEDYLRDLAGRSLDRGYQPAGYLRQLAACLTQPDRSAKLRLLTIPTLVVHGLHDPLVGPSGGLALARTIRNARFVGYAGMGHDLPRAIWDDLARDVLAVSAKGLEKA
- a CDS encoding response regulator, which produces MTHLAACAARTLTSLSGRRTVLVVDDEESVRELLAVVLTLEGHQVVQAADGPTALALAATVRPDLVVLDVMMPGMDGWEVAARLAAHPATAGVPRMVVSGKPLGELEGAVGRDLVATVLTKPFDFVVFVDQVRTLLDSACVPAPRSAAADAVPSAAQA
- a CDS encoding class I adenylate-forming enzyme family protein, which encodes MPAPADRDAVAAFQLQGQDVPWLLTHWAAIQPDKPLLVWEPREGEGRTWTYGEFLVDVKRLAAGLSARGIGVGDTVAIHSDNCPEMVLAWYACAWVGAIGVTTNTRSVAAEVGFFLDKARCVAAITQPAYADLVREAGPSLRWIVTTDSLEELYGEEADAPVREADPMLPAGILFTSGTTSKPKAVVHTHGNAIWAGRIGPRNIDLNRDDTYLIYLPFFHVNAQSWTMWSVLGVGATAVLTPKWSTSGFWPVVQKHAITHISLMPFVFAAFQLPETPKEHTIRVGVFGMVMPELDAWLGLKVYAAYGMTETVTHAITGRPQEGWPRLSMGHPTPGYELLVVDKESGELVAPGETGELWVRGTRGIQLFLEYFDNPEANASSFTDDGWFTTGDMVKVVEGGNVVYTDRDSDVLKVGGENVSAREVEDACRTAPGIAEIAVVGKAHEWLSMVPVAFVIKAPGAEPDDGVFERTVIAACAAVLADFKVPRAVYVVEELPRATLDKVAKNVLREIADAKPAV
- a CDS encoding gamma carbonic anhydrase family protein, which encodes MPLISLGDRVPVVDPTAWIAPTATLVGSVTVGAQSSVWYSTVIRGDGDRITIGARTNVQDGCVLHTDPSLHLQVGDDVSIGHRAVVHGCVIEDGCLIGMGAVVMNRAVIGAGSLVGAGAVVTEGTVIPPRSLVAGVPGKVRRELSDDEVTMLRANAEVYLQHTALHAAQH
- a CDS encoding YceI family protein, which produces MPSPTTLDHSSGDLTLHTGREGVASRVGHDLTLRVGRWNAEVTTGSDGRATAVRVVADLSSLEVVRGDGGLKPLSDKDRRTILANALESLQAAQHPQLVFEADGLSVGEGRTRVAGTAALAGRTEPQSVDVVVAAGGTSVTVTGEVVQSAFGIKPYTGMLGALKVRDAVEVRASLTLG